From Brassica rapa cultivar Chiifu-401-42 chromosome A06, CAAS_Brap_v3.01, whole genome shotgun sequence:
GATCGATttgtaagaagaagaagtagaaaaCAGGTTCAGTAATTATGAATCCGATTTCATCCAGGCTCACCTCAGCCTCTCTTCTCCCTATCCCTCACACAATCTCCCTTATCTCCGCCAtgtccttctcctcttcttcctcttcaaggTCTCTGAAAGTCCCTACCtttaaggaagaagaagagaagctgAGACAAGTTCTCAAGTACCACAACCAGACAAAACACTCCTTCACCAATTACGCAAGAGGCCCTCGAGGTCTCGACTGGGCCAATCAGCCAAACCCTTTCCGCAGATACCTCTCTTCTCCTCTCCTCCCTCTCCAACACGACTCGGGCCACGACTCTGTTCTCTACTCTTCTCTCTTCGAATCCTCCTCGCTTCCTCCTCCAaaacccatctctctctccACAATCTCCCACCTCTTCCTCCACTCCCTCGCTCTCTCCGCCTGGAAAACCACCGGAGCCTCCACGTGGCCTCTCCGCGTCAACCCCAGCAGCGGTAACTTGCACCCCACGGAGGCTTACCTCATCTCTCCCCCCATCCCTTCGCTCTCCCACCTCCCTTTCGTGGCTCACTACGCTCCAAAGGAGCATTCTTTGGAGGTCAGAGCTCACATCCCGCCTACCTTCTTCCCCAGGTTCTTCCCTGAGAACTCTTTCCTCATCGGTGTCTCTTCCATCTTCTGGCGTGAGGCTTGGAAGTACGGAGAACGCGCGTTTCGGTACTGTAACCACGACGTGGGTCACGCCATCGCTGCTCTGGCCGTTGCAGCTGGAGAGCTGGGGTGGGAGTTGAAGCTTCTTGATGGATTAGGAAGTGATGATCTCAACGTGCTAATGAATCTCCCTGAAGTTCCGGAGATTGAGTCTGAGCATCCTGATTGCTTGCTGCTTGTTTTCCCCAAGGGAGGAGCTAGAGATGTTATTAACATAGACTACAAAGGTATAAGCTCAGCTATTAGAGAAGGGTTCAGTACTTTGGAGTGGAAAGGGACTCCTAATGTCCTGAGTAAAGAGCATTTGCGTTGGGATATTATCTACAATACAGCTGAAGCAGTCAAGAAGCCTTCATTGATCTCAAACTCATCTTTAATCGATGCTTCTTGCTTTAGAGGGAGTGGTGTTGTTAGCAGGAGTTCGTATAAGGAGTTAACAGTTAGTCAAGTCGTGAGGATGAGGAGAAGCGCGGTTGATATGGACGGTGTTACTTTTATAGACAAGTCTGCGTTTTACCAGATGTTGATGCATTGTCTTCCTTCTGGCTCTTCCACCAAGGGAGAGCAGCTTGCACTGCCCTTTCGTGCTCTTTCTTGGGACTGTGCTGAGGTTCATCTTGCTCTTTTTGTGCATAGAGTTTCGGGTTTGCCCAAGGGTTTGTATTTTCTGGTGAGAAACGAGGATCATCTCGGTGATCTCAAGAGAGCTATGAGGTCTGAGTTTGAGTGGAGGAGACCAGATGGTTTCCCTGAGGATCTTCCTCTGTATATGCTCGCCGAGGGTGATTGTCAAAGGCTGGCAAAAGGACTATCATGTCATCAGGTAACAGGCTTTGGATATATCGGGTAGTGTTCTAAAATTTGGTCTAGGCggaattgattttttaaaaaaaattgatgcaAGGTGTTCAAAAAATCGGTCTAGACACCCGCATAAACAATAATTCTTAATAAAGCGTCTAACAGTTGCTtagcgatttcttgaacattggatGCATATCACTTGGATCTTTGTTGAAccatggtggtggtggtttgTTGATGCAGGACATTGCAGGGGATGGGTGCTTCAGCCTAGGGATGGTGGCTCGGTTTGAACCAGTGATGAGGGAGATGGGCTCGTGGATGTACCCTCGGCTGTTTTGGGAGACGGGTGTTGTTGGGCAAGTTTTGTACTTGGAAGCACATGCAATGGGGATATCAGCAACTGGGATAGGATGTTATTTTGATGATCCGGTTCATGAGGTTCTTGGGATTAAAGACTCAAGTTTTCAGAGTCTGTACCATTTTACAGTGGGAGGTCCGGTTTTAGACAAGCGGATCATGACTCTTCCTGCTTATCCTGGTCCCACCAGTGATGTCTAGATTATACTCTAGTCTTTGTTGAGTCTGTAAACAAATCTTGTTTTAGTGATTTATAGTGTAATAAAAGATACAACTCACATAAAGTTTCCAAACCGGTTCTTTAAAGAGGACACCCATGTATGATCATTTATTATTCATCTTAAGTTTGGTAAATAATTTCAGTTGTGAAAGAAGAAGGGATTCTCTACAAGTTCACAAGACTGGATAAGAGAGGTTTTTTAGTTCTTTTcttcaaagaaaaaaagttgCAGCACGAGATTGTCTGCTTAATGTGTTGT
This genomic window contains:
- the LOC103871342 gene encoding uncharacterized protein LOC103871342 produces the protein MNPISSRLTSASLLPIPHTISLISAMSFSSSSSSRSLKVPTFKEEEEKLRQVLKYHNQTKHSFTNYARGPRGLDWANQPNPFRRYLSSPLLPLQHDSGHDSVLYSSLFESSSLPPPKPISLSTISHLFLHSLALSAWKTTGASTWPLRVNPSSGNLHPTEAYLISPPIPSLSHLPFVAHYAPKEHSLEVRAHIPPTFFPRFFPENSFLIGVSSIFWREAWKYGERAFRYCNHDVGHAIAALAVAAGELGWELKLLDGLGSDDLNVLMNLPEVPEIESEHPDCLLLVFPKGGARDVINIDYKGISSAIREGFSTLEWKGTPNVLSKEHLRWDIIYNTAEAVKKPSLISNSSLIDASCFRGSGVVSRSSYKELTVSQVVRMRRSAVDMDGVTFIDKSAFYQMLMHCLPSGSSTKGEQLALPFRALSWDCAEVHLALFVHRVSGLPKGLYFLVRNEDHLGDLKRAMRSEFEWRRPDGFPEDLPLYMLAEGDCQRLAKGLSCHQDIAGDGCFSLGMVARFEPVMREMGSWMYPRLFWETGVVGQVLYLEAHAMGISATGIGCYFDDPVHEVLGIKDSSFQSLYHFTVGGPVLDKRIMTLPAYPGPTSDV